The following coding sequences are from one Pyxidicoccus xibeiensis window:
- a CDS encoding winged helix-turn-helix domain-containing protein, which translates to MKAPFEQLAGLDRLIHEPARLALLTALTACESADFLYLQGLTGLSKGNLSSHLSKLEEAGLVSVEKQFKGKTPHTVLRITPTGREAVDRHWEQLEKLRSSARRWVPEGGTE; encoded by the coding sequence ATGAAGGCGCCGTTCGAACAGCTGGCCGGATTGGACAGGCTCATCCACGAGCCCGCGCGGCTGGCCCTGCTCACCGCGCTGACCGCGTGCGAGAGCGCGGACTTCCTCTACCTGCAGGGGCTCACCGGCCTGTCCAAGGGCAACCTCTCCAGCCACCTGTCGAAGCTGGAGGAGGCGGGGCTCGTCTCCGTGGAGAAGCAGTTCAAGGGCAAGACGCCCCACACCGTGCTGCGCATCACCCCCACGGGACGCGAGGCGGTGGACCGCCACTGGGAGCAGTTGGAGAAGCTGCGCAGCAGCGCCCGGCGCTGGGTGCCCGAGGGCGGCACCGAGTAG